A stretch of the Xiphias gladius isolate SHS-SW01 ecotype Sanya breed wild chromosome 21, ASM1685928v1, whole genome shotgun sequence genome encodes the following:
- the aspn gene encoding asporin: MRVFLLLCLLALGNAKPYQPINVMDFLKNYDIMMADASDDDDDNDDIDADDNDDDNDFDDEDENCPASCHCSPRVVQCSDQGLISIPGKIPEDTVMIDLQNNDITEIKEDDFKGLHKLYGLFLINNKISKIHPKAFRNMDHLRLLYISYNLLTEIPANLPPNVIELRFHENKINRIQKDAFKGLMKLHVLELGANPLANSGIELGAFNGLSTLYIGIAEAKLNAVPKDLPSSITELSLDYNKISKVEVEDFIRYKNLQRLGLSFNQIKFVENGSLVSIPNIREIHMDNNRLKKIPPGLSSLRYLQVIFLHGNKINSVGVNDFCPIRSSVKKNLYTGISLFANPVKYWDIQPATFRCVTGRRGVQLGNFRKK; encoded by the exons ATGAGGGTCTTCCTCCTGCTTTGCCTGCTGGCGTTAGGCAACGCCAAACCCTACCAACCAATCAATGTCATGGACTTCTTGAAAAACTATGACATCATGATGGCTGATGcgagtgatgatgatgacgacaaCGATGACATCGATGCCGATGACAATGACGACGACAATGActttgatgatgaagatgagaaCTGTCCAGCTAGTTGCCATTGCTCACCTAGAGTGGTGCAGTGCTCCGACCAGG GTCTGATCTCCATTCCTGGGAAGATTCCTGAAGACACTGTGATGATAGACCTTCAAAACAATGATATCACTGAGATCAAGGAGGATGACTTTAAGGGCCTCCACAAGCTTTAT GGCCTGTTTCTGATCAACAACAAGATCTCTAAGATTCACCCAAAGGCCTTCAGAAACATGGACCATCTCAGACTGCTGTACATCTCCTACAACCTGCTGACTGAGATCCCTGCAAACCTACCCCCCAATGTCATCGAGCTTCGTTTCCATGAAAACAAGATCAACAGAATCCAGAAAGATGCATTTAAAGGCCTAATGAAACTCCATGTGCTGG AGCTGGGCGCCAACCCTCTGGCCAACAGTGGAATTGAGCTGGGAGCTTTTAATGGCTTGTCGACTCTGTATATCGGAATAGCGGAGGCCAAACTAAACGCTGTACCAAAAG ACCTCCCGTCATCCATCACAGAGCTGAGTCTGGACTACAACAAGATCTCTAAGGTGGAGGTAGAAGACTTCATCAGATATAAAAACCTGCAGAG GCTAGGACTAAGTTTTAACCAGATCAAGTTTGTAGAAAATGGCAGCTTGGTCAGCATCCCAAACATCCGTGAGATCCACATGGACAACAACCGCCTGAAAAAGATCCCACCAGGCCTCAGCTCCCTGCGCTACCTCCAG gTGATTTTCCTCCATGGCAACAAAATCAACAGTGTGGGAGTCAATGACTTCTGTCCCATCAGGTCCAGCGTCAAGAAGAACCTGTATACAGGCATCAGTCTGTTTGCCAACCCTGTTAAATACTGGGACATCCAGCCGGCCACCTTCCGCTGTGTGACTGGACGGAGGGGCGTTCAGCTTGGAAACTTCAGAAAGAAGTAG